The following are encoded together in the Terriglobia bacterium genome:
- the selB gene encoding selenocysteine-specific translation elongation factor, with amino-acid sequence MSPRPPGLLRPELNPDVIMMMATAGHVDHGKTKLVRLLTGCNTDRLKEEQERGLTIELGFAPCWIGGNLCVGVVDVPGHEKFVRTMVAGVSGIDLALLVIAADDGIMPQTIEHVEIMSMMGVRHGMVALTKIDLVDKVLVEQRSAEIRSFLKGTLFEGAPVCPISSETFEGFEPFYEHLVERVKASVSTRGRGIFRMPVAQYFSRPGFGTVVTGIPVDGSISIGAQVELTPGGGTGRIRGIQRFLRDAGEGGCGQCLALNIPELPKLQLARGQVVCLPGYLHPVRQVQVRLTAVSRLERPLQNAELIKFHTGTSETGGKLYLLEEKVLPGSRQSFATILLDSPIAAAAYDRFILRRLSPATTVAGGTIMEVSEETRRLPRKEQAHDLMAQQAFLEKNVPSSEQWDAGRVEYFLLHDRPMGASPQEISAGTLLPIDTIRRIMPRLNRDSLVIALEAEYFIHAHNYRSFYDAARERILQASNSKQTMSLRREELRQELNYPAPLWDRLLLELEQAELIRPQGHKVVLPAAAEMMDQAEGPLIRRLLDIYAQTGFKSPRPDELPGMLSESEEKIHRVLEHLFDQGKLVSVSKNVVLSAQSFHRAQARVVAIIQEKGVLNSADFKYEIDSSRKYALAILDWLDARRVTLRIGNDRKLAPDYQIHLL; translated from the coding sequence ATGAGTCCGCGGCCGCCCGGTTTGCTTCGCCCAGAGCTTAATCCCGACGTCATCATGATGATGGCGACGGCCGGCCATGTCGATCACGGCAAGACCAAGCTCGTGCGCCTGTTGACGGGGTGCAATACCGACCGGCTCAAAGAGGAGCAGGAGCGCGGCCTCACCATTGAGTTGGGTTTTGCTCCCTGCTGGATCGGCGGCAATTTGTGCGTGGGGGTGGTCGATGTGCCGGGTCACGAAAAGTTCGTGCGCACCATGGTGGCCGGCGTCTCCGGCATCGACCTGGCGCTCCTGGTCATAGCCGCCGACGACGGCATCATGCCTCAAACCATAGAACACGTGGAAATCATGTCCATGATGGGTGTGCGCCACGGCATGGTGGCGCTCACAAAAATCGACCTGGTAGACAAGGTCCTGGTTGAGCAGCGCAGCGCGGAGATTCGTTCCTTCCTCAAAGGCACCCTCTTCGAAGGTGCGCCGGTCTGCCCGATCTCCTCGGAAACGTTCGAAGGTTTTGAGCCTTTCTATGAGCACCTGGTCGAACGCGTGAAGGCCAGTGTTTCCACGCGGGGGCGCGGCATTTTCCGGATGCCCGTTGCACAATACTTCTCCCGCCCCGGTTTTGGCACGGTCGTCACCGGGATTCCGGTGGATGGCTCCATTTCGATAGGGGCGCAGGTTGAGTTAACCCCCGGCGGTGGGACTGGCCGCATTCGCGGCATCCAACGATTCCTGCGCGATGCCGGCGAGGGAGGTTGCGGCCAATGCCTGGCTCTGAATATTCCCGAGTTGCCCAAACTGCAATTGGCGCGAGGCCAGGTGGTCTGCCTGCCGGGTTACCTGCATCCCGTTCGTCAGGTCCAGGTAAGGCTCACGGCTGTCAGCCGGCTGGAAAGGCCGCTGCAAAATGCTGAATTGATCAAATTTCACACCGGCACCAGCGAAACAGGAGGCAAGCTTTACTTGCTGGAGGAAAAAGTCCTCCCCGGCAGCCGGCAGAGTTTTGCCACCATCCTGCTTGACAGCCCGATCGCCGCAGCGGCTTACGACCGATTCATTCTCCGGCGCCTCTCGCCTGCAACGACGGTTGCGGGCGGAACCATCATGGAGGTAAGTGAAGAAACACGGCGACTGCCGCGCAAGGAACAGGCGCACGATCTCATGGCCCAGCAGGCCTTTCTTGAAAAAAACGTTCCCTCGAGTGAGCAATGGGATGCCGGGCGAGTGGAGTATTTCCTGCTCCATGACAGGCCCATGGGAGCCTCTCCGCAGGAAATTTCGGCGGGAACGTTGCTGCCCATCGACACCATCCGCCGGATCATGCCTCGCCTGAATCGCGACAGCCTGGTGATTGCCTTGGAGGCAGAATATTTCATACATGCTCACAATTACCGGTCTTTCTATGACGCCGCGCGAGAACGGATCCTGCAGGCAAGCAACTCCAAGCAAACGATGAGTCTTCGGCGTGAGGAGCTGCGCCAGGAATTGAACTATCCCGCGCCTTTGTGGGACAGGCTGTTGCTGGAACTGGAACAGGCGGAGCTCATCCGTCCTCAAGGGCACAAAGTAGTGCTCCCGGCGGCAGCGGAGATGATGGATCAGGCTGAAGGCCCCTTGATCAGGCGTCTGCTCGATATATACGCGCAAACGGGCTTCAAATCACCGCGGCCTGATGAGCTGCCCGGCATGCTGAGCGAGTCCGAGGAAAAGATCCATCGGGTGCTCGAGCACCTGTTTGACCAGGGAAAGCTGGTTTCTGTTTCAAAAAACGTGGTTTTGAGTGCACAATCATTCCATCGGGCGCAAGCCCGGGTCGTCGCAATCATCCAGGAAAAAGGAGTGCTTAACTCGGCAGACTTTAAATATGAAATCGATTCCAGCCGAAAATATGCATTAGCCATCCTGGACTGGCTCGATGCCCGGCGTGTCACGCTGCGAATCGGCAACGACAGGAAACTGGCACCCGATTATCAGATACACCTTTTGTGA